From Anopheles funestus chromosome 3RL, idAnoFuneDA-416_04, whole genome shotgun sequence, a single genomic window includes:
- the LOC125771266 gene encoding uncharacterized PE-PGRS family protein PE_PGRS54 isoform X4, which yields MERPTRWALILFALCATTVQSAILQAVSKPTEVISNSIDIANSPLSRVKRNGNIRGNFRGQTQSQYLHFGNSQDGKAEAEATQHSSRAVVVGSNGMGQAQSQSLGGDCSTCYGSVDGGGSYIYDSRPDPLKVPVDKLRLPDAYDPGTNGHSMRPGSGLDAYGRPGTGTGTGGFDAHGRPAGTGLDAYGRPVGGFDSHGRPIGGDGTRGGGVDSHGRPSHGGTGFDVHGRPIGGPGMMGGDAGGYGRPSGGPGSDGSGVDAHGRPIGGPGTGVSGVDAHGRPIGGPGTGGTGVDVHGRPVGGPGTGGTGVDAHGRPVGGPGTGGMGVDVHGRPVGGPGTGGTGVDANGRPVGGPGTGGPGVDGHGRPVGGPGTGGPGVDGHGRPVGGPGTGGPGVDAYGRPVGGPGTGGSGVDAYGRPVGGPGTGGQGLDAHGRPIGGPGTGGSGFDAHGRPIGGPGTGGSGVDAHGKPIGGPGVDAHGRPVGGPGVDAHGKPIDGSGTNGRGSGGPGTGGAGPGMGGAGPDASGRPGGRGPGVDGHGRPVGGPGTGTNGHGRPSGGYDTQGRPGPGSTGGVDAYGRPIGSPGTDSQGRPIGGFDAHGRPIGSGGSRHDSQGRPVGGPGTGHDAVGRPVDGHGPHPHLIGPPIPGTGVYHSAPHSVTLPGQDHTVVNPTGGLTVLVGTGHSKQTVIGSDSRLDGHGPVKIIPGPPDGHGPPKQTVYAHPGGVTVLVGTGGAQQTVHHLPVHGGHPGAGPQPVIHPGPLGTSGYPGSGAGQGQYPGQHPGTTGGSAQYPTGTGGMGPGAGHPGGPTGSHPVGGPGSGYYPGAGVGAGQYPSGGSGGTGPGSSGTGVGAGQYPGVPGGAGQHPGGAGQYPGGTGQYPVGGGTGTSQYPGGAGQYPSGTGTGQHVGGTGVGQYPGGTGAGTGMGQYPTGTGLGTGHYPGGHGTGGTGSGTGVGQYPGGDGTGAGQYPGGSGTGTGQYPTGTGVGAGQYPGGVGGSSGQYPNGVGTGAGQYPGGTGTGTGQYPGGSTQYPGGAGQYPSGGSGVGSGQYPGAGSGQYPGGTGSGTGQYPGGSGQYPSGTGSGTGQYPGGSGQYPGGTGSGTGQYPGGSGQYPGGTGVGAGQYPGGSGQYPAGAGAGTGQHTGGVDQYPGGTGQYPGGVGVGTGQYPAGTGTGTGHYPGGTGTGTGQYPGGTGSGVSQYPGVNGAGTGQYPGGAGQYPGGVGSGGYPGSQYPTGGGSGQYPGGVGTGTGTGTLPGGQYPGGQYPTDGTGVGAGTGQQYPTGGSSIDQYPTTIQQGGDGGSLPPQSIQLPEEEDDAFSQAESSVKNGEVIASAQGRKNGGTAQTQVSGTYTGTGSFSASAQTSDKDRAAQAQVSGGKEGAMSSAQGTGGIGKSQSLVQVDSKTGGTSATSQSGGLGHESQSEVVANEKGGLADAQSSGPGQTSSQAQIGFRPQGEGAVEQQNIFNGGGQASAQSGAHSGQSQSQISGNFKFGIAYHGAAQAASGTKEQVNNYREKSKPLFQSIGLFGKSIGSTVRKESVDSNGMRTRTSEQNLVNFISTTPPPGEEEEYEDVDEEDEEYDDEYDTTTKITRSGDKVTTAPKASVKTIPVAYVVTEPSTVTMRTNGNGRVFTQGGPTQKQTAFVPHGDNFRLVQTQNGRSTVHAVTTERTQQTVVNAVTTTPKYTTRYLSTKKDTPTTTTAGDVVEEAGPEPETPTQKTGHPDSYISVTKQVTGIDEKSKVPAIPGKNYESTYYTKSSTCGYFTFSCNIVYGENGRSKICRPKPPANGKC from the exons ATGGAGCGCCCTACGCGCTGGGCGCTAATATTGTTTGCGCTGTGCGCAACAACGGTACAATCGGCTATTTTACAAGCTGTAAGT AAACCTACAGAGGTGATTTCTAACTCGATAGATATAGCCAACAGCCCACTTTCTAGAGTaaaacgaaatggaaatatACGTGGAAA tttcaGAGGCCAGACCCAATCGCAGTACCTTCATTTCGGAAACAGTCAAGATGGTAAAGCGGAAGCTGAAGCCACACAGCATAGCTCCAGGGCGGTAGTAG TGGGCTCAAACGGTATGGGACAAGCGCAGAGCCAATCGCTTGGCGGAGACTGCAGTACGTGCTACGGATCGGTTGACGGTGGCGGTAGCTACATTTATG ATAGCAGACCCGATCCTCTGAAAGTGCCCGTAGATAAGTTGCGTTTACCGGATGCTTATGATCCGGGTACTAACGGCCATTCGATGAGACCTGGCAGTGGGCTCGATGCGTACGGTAGGCCGGGAACTGGTACCGGTACAGGAGGCTTTGATGCACACGGCAGACCTGCTGGCACTGGGTTAGACGCTTATGGGCGACCTGTGGGTGGCTTTGATTCACATGGAAGGCCTATCGGCGGGGATGGCACGCGTGGAGGAGGTGTTGACAGCCATGGACGTCCTTCACATGGAGGAACTGGATTTGATGTTCACGGCAGGCCAATTGGTGGACCAGGCATGATGGGGGGCGATGCAGGTGGATACGGTAGGCCATCAGGTGGACCAGGATCAGACGGATCGGGTGTGGATGCCCATGGTAGACCTATCGGAGGCCCTGGAACAGGGGTGTCTGGTGTTGATGCACACGGAAGACCAATTGGTGGACCAGGAACAGGAGGAACGGGAGTTGATGTTCATGGGAGACCTGTGGGTGGTCCAGGAACAGGAGGAACGGGAGTTGATGCCCATGGGAGACCTGTTGGCGGTCCTGGAACTGGAGGAATGGGGGTTGATGTTCATGGAAGACCTGTAGGCGGTCCAGGCACTGGAGGAACTGGAGTTGATGCTAATGGAAGACCTGTTGGAGGACCAGGAACTGGCGGACCCGGGGTTGATGGTCATGGAAGACCTGTTGGAGGACCAGGAACTGGCGGACCCGGGGTTGATGGCCATGGAAGACCTGTTGGAGGACCTGGTACTGGTGGACCCGGTGTAGATGCTTACGGCAGACCAGTTGGAGGACCTGGTACTGGAGGATCCGGAGTTGATGCTTATGGTAGACCTGTTGGAGGACCTGGCACTGGCGGACAAGGTCTTGATGCACATGGTAGACCGATCGGTGGCCCCGGTACTGGTGGATCAGGCTTTGATGCACATGGGAGACCTATTGGAGGACCTGGAACTGGTGGATCTGGTGTTGACGCACATGGAAAGCCAATCGGAGGACCAGGTGTTGATGCACATGGAAGGCCAGTAGGAGGACCAGGCGTTGATGCACATGGAAAACCCATCGATGGTTCGGGAACAAATGGCCGTGGTTCTGGAGGACCAGGAACGGGTGGCGCAGGACCAGGAATGGGAGGCGCAGGACCAGATGCCTCAGGAAGACCGGGTGGTCGGGGACCAGGCGTCGATGGTCATGGTAGACCAGTAGGAGGTCCTGGAACAGGAACAAATGGACATGGAAGACCTTCTGGAGGTTACGATACACAGGGCAGACCAGGACCAGGAAGTACAGGCGGAGTTGATGCTTACGGAAGACCTATTGGAAGTCCAGGAACTGATTCGCAAGGAAGGCCAATCGGTGGATTTGATGCACATGGCAGACCTATTGGTTCGGGAGGATCGAGACATGATAGTCAAGGTCGGCCTGTTGGCGGACCTGGCACAGGACATGACGCTGTTGGAAGACCCGTCGATGGTCATGGTCCTCATCCTCATCTAATAGGCCCGCCTATTCCTGGAACTGGTGTCTACCATTCCGCTCCTCATAGTGTCACATTGCCAGGGCAAGATCACACTGTCGTGAATCCTACGGGCGGTTTAACTGTGTTAGTTGGTACAGGGCATTCAAAGCAAACTGTGATTGGTTCTGATAGCAGATTAGATGGGCACGGGCCAGTGAAAATTATCCCCGGCCCTCCAGATGGTCACGGGCCTCCTAAACAAACAGTATACGCCCATCCTGGTGGTGTAACAGTGTTGGTAGGAACTGGTGGTGCGCAACAAACAGTTCATCATCTTCCCGTGCATGGCGGACACCCAGGAGCAGGGCCTCAGCCAGTTATCCATCCAGGGCCTTTAGGTACGAGTGGTTATCCAGGTAGTGGTGCAGGACAAGGTCAGTATCCTGGACAGCACCCAGGGACTACTGGTGGAAGTGCGCAATATCCAACTGGTACCGGTGGAATGGGACCTGGTGCAGGACATCCAGGAG GTCCCACCGGAAGTCATCCAGTTGGTGGACCCGGAAGTGGATATTATCCCGGTGCAGGTGTAGGAGCAGGGCAATACCCCTCAGGTGGTAGTGGAGGAACTGGACCTGGATCATCTGGAACAGGGGTAGGAGCAGGACAATATCCAGGAGTTCCAGGTGGTGCTGGGCAACATCCTGGTGGAGCAG GTCAGTATCCTGGAGGTACTGGGCAGTATCCAGTGGGAGGTGGTACAGGAACTAGCCAATATCCTGGCGGAGCTGGCCAATACCCAAGTGGTACTGGAACTGGTCAACATGTGGGAGGTACAGGAGTTGGCCAATACCCAGGAGGCACTGGAGCTGGAACAGGGATGGGTCAATATCCAACAGGAACGGGTCTTGGAACAGGTCATTATCCCGGAGGACATGGCACGGGAGGAACCGGATCTGGAACTGGTGTAGGCCAATATCCAGGAGGTGATGGAACAGGTGCAGGTCAATACCCAGGAGGCTCTGGAACAGGAACAGGCCAATATCCTACTGGTACAGGGGTAGGAGCAGGTCAGTATCCAGGAGGTGTTGGTGGAAGTTCTGGACAATATCCCAATGGAGTGGGAACAGGGGCAGGTCAATATCCAGGAGGAACTGGTACTGGAACAGGACAATATCCAGGAGGATCTACACAATACCCTGGAGGTGCTGGACAATATCCCTCGGGAGGTTCCGGAGTAGGATCAGGCCAGTATCCAGGAGCTGGTAGTGGCCAATACCCTGGCGGAACTGGATCAGGAACGGGTCAGTATCCTGGTGGTTCTGGTCAATACCCTAGCGGAACTGGATCAGGAACAGGTCAGTATCCTGGTGGTTCTGGACAATATCCTGGCGGAACTGGATCAGGAACAGGTCAGTATCCTGGTGGTTCTGGACAATACCCAGGTGGTACTGGCGTAGGAGCCGGTCAGTATCCTGGTGGATCTGGACAATATCCTGCCGGCGCGGGAGCAGGAACAGGCCAACATACAGGTGGTGTTGACCAATACCCAGGTGGTACTGGTCAATATCCTGGTGGCGTTGGAGTAGGAACAGGACAATACCCCGCCGGTACAGGCACAGGAACAGGTCATTATCCGGGAGGCACGGGAACAGGAACTGGACAATATCCCGGAGGGACTGGTTCCGGCGTAAGTCAGTACCCCGGTGTCAATGGGGCTGGAACAGGTCAATATCCAGGTGGTGCCGGACAATACCCAGGAGGAGTTGGAAGTGGAGGCTATCCGGGCAGTCAATATCCAACAGGTGGTGGTTCCGGACAGTACCCGGGAGGAGTAGGAACAGGTACAGGCACTGGTACTCTTCCTGGCGGTCAGTATCCGGGAGGACAATACCCCACGGATGGAACAGGTGTCGGAGCTGGCACGGGCCAACAGTATCCCACCGGTGGATCTTCTATCGATCAATATCCAACAACCATTCAACAGGGAGGCGACGGTGGCAGTTTGCCCCCGCAGTCCATTCAATTACCTGAAGAGGAAGATGATGCATTTTCGCAAGCAGAATCGTCGGTCAAGAACGGAGAAGTAATTGCTTCCGCGCAAGGTCGCAAGAATGGAGGCACTGCCCAAACGCAGGTGTCCGGTACTTACACGGGTACGGGTTCGTTTAGTGCCAGTGCTCAAACGAGCGACAAGGATCGTGCAGCTCAGGCACAAGTATCGGGCGGAAAGGAAGGAGCCATGAGTTCTGCTCAAGGTACGGGCGGAATTGGTAAATCACAATCACTGGTGCAGGTTGATTCGAAGACGGGTGGCACATCGGCAACGTCCCAGAGTGGAGGCTTGGGACACGAGAGTCAATCGGAGGTGGTGGCCAATGAGAAAGGTGGCTTGGCCGATGCCCAGTCGAGTGGACCTGGACAAACTTCTTCCCAGGCACAGATAGGATTCCGCCCGCAAGGCGAAGGTGCGGTCGAACAACAAAATATCTTCAACGGTGGTGGACAAGCATCTGCTCAGTCGGGTGCTCACTCAGGCCAAAGCCAATCTCAAATTAGTGGCAACTTCAA GTTCGGAATTGCATATCACGGGGCAGCACAGGCTGCTTCTGGCACAAAGGAACAGGTCAACAATTATCGAGAGAAAAGCAAACCTTTGTTCCAATCGATTGGGTTGTTCGGAAAATCTATTGG CTCTACGGTCAGAAAGGAATCTGTCGACAGCAACGGCATGAGGACTCGAACATCTGAGCAAAACTTGG TGAACTTCATCAGCACAACACCTCCTCCAGGGGAAGAGGAAGAGTATGAAGATGTGGATGAGGAGGATGAAGAATATGATGATGAGTATGATACTACAACGAAGATTACAAGAAGCGGTGATAAGGTGACAACTGCTCCGAAAGCTTCCGTAAAAACGATTCCTGTAGCTTATGTGGTCACAGAACCGTCCACTGTCACCATGCGCACGAATGGAAATGGCCGTGTTTTCACTCAGGGTGGACCGACCCAGAAGCAAACTGCGTTCGTACCGCACGGTGATAACTTCCGTTTGGTGCAGACACAAAACGGCCGTTCAACCGTACACGCTGTGACGACTGAGCGAACGCAGCAAACGGTAGTGAACGCCGTTACCACCACTCCGAAGTACACTACGCGCTACCTATCGACCAAGAAGGACACCCCAACGACGACCACGGCCGGAGATGTTGTCGAAGAAGCAGGACCCGAACCGGAAACACCAACACAAAAGACCGGCCATCCAGATAGTTACATCTCCGTAACGAAACAGGTCACGGGCATTGACGAGAAGAGCAAAGTACCGGCCATCCCGGGAAAGAACTACGAATCGACGTACTACACGAAATCGTCCACTTGTGGTTACTTCACCTTCTCCTGCAATATTGTGTACGGAGAGAACGGGCGAAGTAAAATCTGTCGACCGAAACCACCGGCTAATGGCAAATGTTGA
- the LOC125771266 gene encoding uncharacterized PE-PGRS family protein PE_PGRS54 isoform X1 — protein sequence MERPTRWALILFALCATTVQSAILQAVSKPTEVISNSIDIANSPLSRVKRNGNIRGNFRGQTQSQYLHFGNSQDGKAEAEATQHSSRAVVVGSNGMGQAQSQSLGGDCSTCYGSVDGGGSYIYDSRPDPLKVPVDKLRLPDAYDPGTNGHSMRPGSGLDAYGRPGTGTGTGGFDAHGRPAGTGLDAYGRPVGGFDSHGRPIGGDGTRGGGVDSHGRPSHGGTGFDVHGRPIGGPGMMGGDAGGYGRPSGGPGSDGSGVDAHGRPIGGPGTGVSGVDAHGRPIGGPGTGGTGVDVHGRPVGGPGTGGTGVDAHGRPVGGPGTGGMGVDVHGRPVGGPGTGGTGVDANGRPVGGPGTGGPGVDGHGRPVGGPGTGGPGVDGHGRPVGGPGTGGPGVDAYGRPVGGPGTGGSGVDAYGRPVGGPGTGGQGLDAHGRPIGGPGTGGSGFDAHGRPIGGPGTGGSGVDAHGKPIGGPGVDAHGRPVGGPGVDAHGKPIDGSGTNGRGSGGPGTGGAGPGMGGAGPDASGRPGGRGPGVDGHGRPVGGPGTGTNGHGRPSGGYDTQGRPGPGSTGGVDAYGRPIGSPGTDSQGRPIGGFDAHGRPIGSGGSRHDSQGRPVGGPGTGHDAVGRPVDGHGPHPHLIGPPIPGTGVYHSAPHSVTLPGQDHTVVNPTGGLTVLVGTGHSKQTVIGSDSRLDGHGPVKIIPGPPDGHGPPKQTVYAHPGGVTVLVGTGGAQQTVHHLPVHGGHPGAGPQPVIHPGPLGTSGYPGSGAGQGQYPGQHPGTTGGSAQYPTGTGGMGPGAGHPGGPTGSHPVGGPGSGYYPGAGVGAGQYPSGGSGGTGPGSSGTGVGAGQYPGVPGGAGQHPGGAGQYPGATDHYPGGTGLGQYPGGTGQYPVGGGTGTSQYPGGAGQYPSGTGTGQHVGGTGVGQYPGGTGAGTGMGQYPTGTGLGTGHYPGGHGTGGTGSGTGVGQYPGGDGTGAGQYPGGSGTGTGQYPTGTGVGAGQYPGGVGGSSGQYPNGVGTGAGQYPGGTGTGTGQYPGGSTQYPGGAGQYPSGGSGVGSGQYPGAGSGQYPGGTGSGTGQYPGGSGQYPSGTGSGTGQYPGGSGQYPGGTGSGTGQYPGGSGQYPGGTGVGAGQYPGGSGQYPAGAGAGTGQHTGGVDQYPGGTGQYPGGVGVGTGQYPAGTGTGTGHYPGGTGTGTGQYPGGTGSGVSQYPGVNGAGTGQYPGGAGQYPGGVGSGGYPGSQYPTGGGSGQYPGGVGTGTGTGTLPGGQYPGGQYPTDGTGVGAGTGQQYPTGGSSIDQYPTTIQQGGDGGSLPPQSIQLPEEEDDAFSQAESSVKNGEVIASAQGRKNGGTAQTQVSGTYTGTGSFSASAQTSDKDRAAQAQVSGGKEGAMSSAQGTGGIGKSQSLVQVDSKTGGTSATSQSGGLGHESQSEVVANEKGGLADAQSSGPGQTSSQAQIGFRPQGEGAVEQQNIFNGGGQASAQSGAHSGQSQSQISGNFKFGIAYHGAAQAASGTKEQVNNYREKSKPLFQSIGLFGKSIGSTVRKESVDSNGMRTRTSEQNLVNFISTTPPPGEEEEYEDVDEEDEEYDDEYDTTTKITRSGDKVTTAPKASVKTIPVAYVVTEPSTVTMRTNGNGRVFTQGGPTQKQTAFVPHGDNFRLVQTQNGRSTVHAVTTERTQQTVVNAVTTTPKYTTRYLSTKKDTPTTTTAGDVVEEAGPEPETPTQKTGHPDSYISVTKQVTGIDEKSKVPAIPGKNYESTYYTKSSTCGYFTFSCNIVYGENGRSKICRPKPPANGKC from the exons ATGGAGCGCCCTACGCGCTGGGCGCTAATATTGTTTGCGCTGTGCGCAACAACGGTACAATCGGCTATTTTACAAGCTGTAAGT AAACCTACAGAGGTGATTTCTAACTCGATAGATATAGCCAACAGCCCACTTTCTAGAGTaaaacgaaatggaaatatACGTGGAAA tttcaGAGGCCAGACCCAATCGCAGTACCTTCATTTCGGAAACAGTCAAGATGGTAAAGCGGAAGCTGAAGCCACACAGCATAGCTCCAGGGCGGTAGTAG TGGGCTCAAACGGTATGGGACAAGCGCAGAGCCAATCGCTTGGCGGAGACTGCAGTACGTGCTACGGATCGGTTGACGGTGGCGGTAGCTACATTTATG ATAGCAGACCCGATCCTCTGAAAGTGCCCGTAGATAAGTTGCGTTTACCGGATGCTTATGATCCGGGTACTAACGGCCATTCGATGAGACCTGGCAGTGGGCTCGATGCGTACGGTAGGCCGGGAACTGGTACCGGTACAGGAGGCTTTGATGCACACGGCAGACCTGCTGGCACTGGGTTAGACGCTTATGGGCGACCTGTGGGTGGCTTTGATTCACATGGAAGGCCTATCGGCGGGGATGGCACGCGTGGAGGAGGTGTTGACAGCCATGGACGTCCTTCACATGGAGGAACTGGATTTGATGTTCACGGCAGGCCAATTGGTGGACCAGGCATGATGGGGGGCGATGCAGGTGGATACGGTAGGCCATCAGGTGGACCAGGATCAGACGGATCGGGTGTGGATGCCCATGGTAGACCTATCGGAGGCCCTGGAACAGGGGTGTCTGGTGTTGATGCACACGGAAGACCAATTGGTGGACCAGGAACAGGAGGAACGGGAGTTGATGTTCATGGGAGACCTGTGGGTGGTCCAGGAACAGGAGGAACGGGAGTTGATGCCCATGGGAGACCTGTTGGCGGTCCTGGAACTGGAGGAATGGGGGTTGATGTTCATGGAAGACCTGTAGGCGGTCCAGGCACTGGAGGAACTGGAGTTGATGCTAATGGAAGACCTGTTGGAGGACCAGGAACTGGCGGACCCGGGGTTGATGGTCATGGAAGACCTGTTGGAGGACCAGGAACTGGCGGACCCGGGGTTGATGGCCATGGAAGACCTGTTGGAGGACCTGGTACTGGTGGACCCGGTGTAGATGCTTACGGCAGACCAGTTGGAGGACCTGGTACTGGAGGATCCGGAGTTGATGCTTATGGTAGACCTGTTGGAGGACCTGGCACTGGCGGACAAGGTCTTGATGCACATGGTAGACCGATCGGTGGCCCCGGTACTGGTGGATCAGGCTTTGATGCACATGGGAGACCTATTGGAGGACCTGGAACTGGTGGATCTGGTGTTGACGCACATGGAAAGCCAATCGGAGGACCAGGTGTTGATGCACATGGAAGGCCAGTAGGAGGACCAGGCGTTGATGCACATGGAAAACCCATCGATGGTTCGGGAACAAATGGCCGTGGTTCTGGAGGACCAGGAACGGGTGGCGCAGGACCAGGAATGGGAGGCGCAGGACCAGATGCCTCAGGAAGACCGGGTGGTCGGGGACCAGGCGTCGATGGTCATGGTAGACCAGTAGGAGGTCCTGGAACAGGAACAAATGGACATGGAAGACCTTCTGGAGGTTACGATACACAGGGCAGACCAGGACCAGGAAGTACAGGCGGAGTTGATGCTTACGGAAGACCTATTGGAAGTCCAGGAACTGATTCGCAAGGAAGGCCAATCGGTGGATTTGATGCACATGGCAGACCTATTGGTTCGGGAGGATCGAGACATGATAGTCAAGGTCGGCCTGTTGGCGGACCTGGCACAGGACATGACGCTGTTGGAAGACCCGTCGATGGTCATGGTCCTCATCCTCATCTAATAGGCCCGCCTATTCCTGGAACTGGTGTCTACCATTCCGCTCCTCATAGTGTCACATTGCCAGGGCAAGATCACACTGTCGTGAATCCTACGGGCGGTTTAACTGTGTTAGTTGGTACAGGGCATTCAAAGCAAACTGTGATTGGTTCTGATAGCAGATTAGATGGGCACGGGCCAGTGAAAATTATCCCCGGCCCTCCAGATGGTCACGGGCCTCCTAAACAAACAGTATACGCCCATCCTGGTGGTGTAACAGTGTTGGTAGGAACTGGTGGTGCGCAACAAACAGTTCATCATCTTCCCGTGCATGGCGGACACCCAGGAGCAGGGCCTCAGCCAGTTATCCATCCAGGGCCTTTAGGTACGAGTGGTTATCCAGGTAGTGGTGCAGGACAAGGTCAGTATCCTGGACAGCACCCAGGGACTACTGGTGGAAGTGCGCAATATCCAACTGGTACCGGTGGAATGGGACCTGGTGCAGGACATCCAGGAG GTCCCACCGGAAGTCATCCAGTTGGTGGACCCGGAAGTGGATATTATCCCGGTGCAGGTGTAGGAGCAGGGCAATACCCCTCAGGTGGTAGTGGAGGAACTGGACCTGGATCATCTGGAACAGGGGTAGGAGCAGGACAATATCCAGGAGTTCCAGGTGGTGCTGGGCAACATCCTGGTGGAGCAGGTCAATATCCTGGAGCAACTGATCATTATCCAGGAGGTACTGGATTAGGTCAGTATCCTGGAGGTACTGGGCAGTATCCAGTGGGAGGTGGTACAGGAACTAGCCAATATCCTGGCGGAGCTGGCCAATACCCAAGTGGTACTGGAACTGGTCAACATGTGGGAGGTACAGGAGTTGGCCAATACCCAGGAGGCACTGGAGCTGGAACAGGGATGGGTCAATATCCAACAGGAACGGGTCTTGGAACAGGTCATTATCCCGGAGGACATGGCACGGGAGGAACCGGATCTGGAACTGGTGTAGGCCAATATCCAGGAGGTGATGGAACAGGTGCAGGTCAATACCCAGGAGGCTCTGGAACAGGAACAGGCCAATATCCTACTGGTACAGGGGTAGGAGCAGGTCAGTATCCAGGAGGTGTTGGTGGAAGTTCTGGACAATATCCCAATGGAGTGGGAACAGGGGCAGGTCAATATCCAGGAGGAACTGGTACTGGAACAGGACAATATCCAGGAGGATCTACACAATACCCTGGAGGTGCTGGACAATATCCCTCGGGAGGTTCCGGAGTAGGATCAGGCCAGTATCCAGGAGCTGGTAGTGGCCAATACCCTGGCGGAACTGGATCAGGAACGGGTCAGTATCCTGGTGGTTCTGGTCAATACCCTAGCGGAACTGGATCAGGAACAGGTCAGTATCCTGGTGGTTCTGGACAATATCCTGGCGGAACTGGATCAGGAACAGGTCAGTATCCTGGTGGTTCTGGACAATACCCAGGTGGTACTGGCGTAGGAGCCGGTCAGTATCCTGGTGGATCTGGACAATATCCTGCCGGCGCGGGAGCAGGAACAGGCCAACATACAGGTGGTGTTGACCAATACCCAGGTGGTACTGGTCAATATCCTGGTGGCGTTGGAGTAGGAACAGGACAATACCCCGCCGGTACAGGCACAGGAACAGGTCATTATCCGGGAGGCACGGGAACAGGAACTGGACAATATCCCGGAGGGACTGGTTCCGGCGTAAGTCAGTACCCCGGTGTCAATGGGGCTGGAACAGGTCAATATCCAGGTGGTGCCGGACAATACCCAGGAGGAGTTGGAAGTGGAGGCTATCCGGGCAGTCAATATCCAACAGGTGGTGGTTCCGGACAGTACCCGGGAGGAGTAGGAACAGGTACAGGCACTGGTACTCTTCCTGGCGGTCAGTATCCGGGAGGACAATACCCCACGGATGGAACAGGTGTCGGAGCTGGCACGGGCCAACAGTATCCCACCGGTGGATCTTCTATCGATCAATATCCAACAACCATTCAACAGGGAGGCGACGGTGGCAGTTTGCCCCCGCAGTCCATTCAATTACCTGAAGAGGAAGATGATGCATTTTCGCAAGCAGAATCGTCGGTCAAGAACGGAGAAGTAATTGCTTCCGCGCAAGGTCGCAAGAATGGAGGCACTGCCCAAACGCAGGTGTCCGGTACTTACACGGGTACGGGTTCGTTTAGTGCCAGTGCTCAAACGAGCGACAAGGATCGTGCAGCTCAGGCACAAGTATCGGGCGGAAAGGAAGGAGCCATGAGTTCTGCTCAAGGTACGGGCGGAATTGGTAAATCACAATCACTGGTGCAGGTTGATTCGAAGACGGGTGGCACATCGGCAACGTCCCAGAGTGGAGGCTTGGGACACGAGAGTCAATCGGAGGTGGTGGCCAATGAGAAAGGTGGCTTGGCCGATGCCCAGTCGAGTGGACCTGGACAAACTTCTTCCCAGGCACAGATAGGATTCCGCCCGCAAGGCGAAGGTGCGGTCGAACAACAAAATATCTTCAACGGTGGTGGACAAGCATCTGCTCAGTCGGGTGCTCACTCAGGCCAAAGCCAATCTCAAATTAGTGGCAACTTCAA GTTCGGAATTGCATATCACGGGGCAGCACAGGCTGCTTCTGGCACAAAGGAACAGGTCAACAATTATCGAGAGAAAAGCAAACCTTTGTTCCAATCGATTGGGTTGTTCGGAAAATCTATTGG CTCTACGGTCAGAAAGGAATCTGTCGACAGCAACGGCATGAGGACTCGAACATCTGAGCAAAACTTGG TGAACTTCATCAGCACAACACCTCCTCCAGGGGAAGAGGAAGAGTATGAAGATGTGGATGAGGAGGATGAAGAATATGATGATGAGTATGATACTACAACGAAGATTACAAGAAGCGGTGATAAGGTGACAACTGCTCCGAAAGCTTCCGTAAAAACGATTCCTGTAGCTTATGTGGTCACAGAACCGTCCACTGTCACCATGCGCACGAATGGAAATGGCCGTGTTTTCACTCAGGGTGGACCGACCCAGAAGCAAACTGCGTTCGTACCGCACGGTGATAACTTCCGTTTGGTGCAGACACAAAACGGCCGTTCAACCGTACACGCTGTGACGACTGAGCGAACGCAGCAAACGGTAGTGAACGCCGTTACCACCACTCCGAAGTACACTACGCGCTACCTATCGACCAAGAAGGACACCCCAACGACGACCACGGCCGGAGATGTTGTCGAAGAAGCAGGACCCGAACCGGAAACACCAACACAAAAGACCGGCCATCCAGATAGTTACATCTCCGTAACGAAACAGGTCACGGGCATTGACGAGAAGAGCAAAGTACCGGCCATCCCGGGAAAGAACTACGAATCGACGTACTACACGAAATCGTCCACTTGTGGTTACTTCACCTTCTCCTGCAATATTGTGTACGGAGAGAACGGGCGAAGTAAAATCTGTCGACCGAAACCACCGGCTAATGGCAAATGTTGA